In the Silvanigrella aquatica genome, GGATGATATTATAAATCATTATTCGGGATTAAAAGTAAAAGTTTTAATATCCACTTTTTTGTGTAATTTAATATTATTTGTATCCGCATTGATTTTTATTTATATTTTTGGATCAGGCTTTAAAAGCGTATTCAAATATGCTTTAAGTATGGGAATTATTCTCATACTTTTAGAACTTGTAATTTATGTCTATGTTAAAAAAATACAAAAAAAATCTTTATTAGTAGGTGTTTTATTTCAAAATTATATTGAAAAAAGTCAAAATACTATTGAAGAATTTGTCTATCCGAAAAAAAATATTGCAAAATCTTTTGATAAACAGTTTGATTTAGTTAATCAAACCGCAGCGGCAATTTCAGAAATTTCTCAAATGATTTTAAAAACTACAGAACAAATCAATGACTGCAATGAAATCACTCAAAGTGCGGAAAAAAGACTGCTTGAAGCTGTCTCTATTATGGAAAAACTTGAAGAATCTATAGAAATTATAAAAAATGCCACGGGTGATATGGATATGATGTTGCAAATCATCAATCAAATTACTTTAAAATCAATTGTTATTACAGATATTGTTGCTAAAACAGAATTACTTGCCATGAATGCTTCTATTGAAGCTGCTCGTGCCGGTGAGTATGGTAAAGGATTTTCCGTTGTATCAGAAGAAGTGGAAGCACTTGCTCGTACAAGTGGAAAGTCAGCAAAACAAATTAAAGATCTTCTCAATGAAAGCGCTCTTAAAGTAACACAAATTATTAGAACTATGAACGAACGAATTAAAGAAGGTGAGGTAGTCAGTAAAAGAGCATTTGCTGCGTTTACAAGTATAAAAGAGGGAGTTGCCCAACTTAAAGAACAAATTCAAGTGATTTATCAGGGTACAGAAATGCAAACAGGTGTGATAAAAAATGTAGAAGACACTCTAAAAAGGGTAACAGAATTGAGTGGGAAAAATAATAATCTTATTACAAATGGCAATGAAATAATTCAACATATTATTCAAATAAATGAAAAACTAACTTTACAGAGTGAAGAAATTCAAAAATCACTAAGTGGTATAGAAGCTATAAGAAACTTACAGAAAAATAAAGGAAATGAAGTGAGAAGATCTCTGCAAGGAATGGGGTTTTGAATTTATGAACTGGGTATAAGAAAATTATTATTTTTGTTTATTTAACTTTTTAAAATAAAATTTAAGATCTCAGGCTTGAAAATTTTATTTTAAAAATATAATATCCATTTGGAAGTCTTCCATCCGATATAAAATTTTAAAAAATAAATATGACTTTTTTGGTCATGTTGACCAATATTTGTCTGTTTAAAATTAATTAAGGAAATTATTATGGGCGGAACAGTTTTTCATCCACATAAAGAACCAATGAAACCTAATGATCGTATGATAGTAGTAAATTCACTAGAAATGTTAAAAGAACTTGGATTTGGAAAGGAGTTAGAGTCCAAAGAAAATAAGAAAAAAGTTGAAAATATTGAACTTATAAATTCAGAGCCCTATTGTGAATGATGTCTTTTTAGATCAAGAAGTAACCTAAATAAATTTATCTAGGTTACTTCTCAGACTAAATTTATTTAAAATATATTTTAAAAATAGGGAGAAAAGCAATGGTTGGAGATAAAGGTTTTGCTATTTTTGAGTCATTTTTTTCTCCGCAAAAATGTGATAATTTTATTGATGCAATAAAGCAATACCTAAGTAATAATTATGATTCCGTATATTCCATTTTTCATATTGATCTTATCGTACCCGAAGTCGAAGAATTTTTAAATACACCACAACTAACTAATTTTATTGAAGACTTTATGCAGTGTAAATCTGTTTTGGTTTCTTCGGGATTATACCTTCGAGGATCTGAAACAATACCTCATAATGATGCAGTTCGTATTTCAAGTGAACCTCAAAATAAGCTTATACATGTATGGATAAGCTTGGATGATATTCTTCCTACAAACGGTCCCTTATTTTATTATCCATATTCTCATAACCGAAAATCACTTTCATTAAAAGACAGAATGAAAGTCTCGAATTTGATATTCAAAGGTGAAAATAATTCTGATTATTTCATAAATCAAAATCTTGATGATCCCGATAATGAAAAATTTTTGGGGCAAGAACTAGAACTAGAGTTAAAAGATTTTGATTTCAAAAAAAATGTACGTGAAACTTTTTTAGGCAAAAAAGGCGACATCATGATATCTGATGGTCGATTAATACATGGTGGCCATAAAATACTAGATTATTCAAAAAATCGCCCTGCATTAATAGGATTTTATTTACCAAAAGATGAAAAAAATTATTATTTCTCAGACTATCCTAAAACTTTGATTAATAGAACGGCTGACTGTCCAAGAAAAAGTTTGTCTCCTATTGTCAAATTAAGAAATTACTCTGATGAAAATTTGAATTTAATTACCCCTGAAAGAGTAATTAAATCGGAAGTAGCAGTTAAAAATATTTTTGAATTTTTAAATAAAAATCATTTTAAAGTAGAACTAAGTTCAGTTGGACAAGATATTATCACTTATGTTTGTAAAATTTATCATAATAAATGGCCTGAAGCTGTGGGTTATGGCAAAGGTAAAACGCAACCTCAAAGTATGGCAAGTGCTATGTTTGAAAGTTTAGAACACCTTATATGCCGTGGCGATATGATAGATGAATCAAAACGTATTGCAATTTCGGTTCATTCCGCATTAAAAGAATGGACTTGTTATCCAGAAGAGATTCTTTTTAATAATAAAGATAATCATGATCCATTTCATTGGGACATCTTTGAAAGATATTTAAATAAACATGAAAAATTGCTTGTGCCAAGCTTTGTTATTGATTCACCAGGTGGAGCTCCTTCAGAAATTATAAAATATAATATGGGCGGTGCTTTTTCAAATTCAGGTACGGCAACGGGCTCGACTTTTGAAGAAACAGCATTACATTCATTAAATGAACTGATCGAACGGGATTCTTTTTCTCTACTCCTGTTAGAAACCTTTTGTCGAGAAAAACCAAAAAATTTAAGAATTATTGATAAAGAAACTCTACCACAAAATTTACAAGAACTACTTCGCATTTCTGAAATGGAAGTAGGATATTCTATGACTTTAATAAACATGACATCCGATCTTCAAGTTCCCAGTGTTACTTGTTTTGGTCCTGGAGTTGAAGAAATGGAAAAACCATTTTTAGGATTTGGATGTTCCCCTAGCGCGGAATATGCAATAGAAAGAGCCATTCTTGAAAATGTTCAATGTTGGCATGGTTATCATGGCTTGAAAATTTTTAATGTAGAAGAAAAACAGATGGTATTAAATACTATAATTGAATTGCCAGGATTGAAAAAATGTTTAAAGCAAAATTATCAAAATGCAATCGATCAAGGATTTTATGAAATAATTCATTTTTCTGAGTTATCCAATATTTCTAAAAAAATATTTAATATTCATGAATCTAGTTTTTCTACATCCGAAGTTCTTTCTAAAATTATAGAAATTCTTGAAAAAAATTCAATGAAAGTATTTGTAAAAACCTTATTTCAAGATAATAATTCTGGAATTATTTGTTTAAAAACAATTGTGAGAGAGCTGGAAGTATTTTATCTCATTACATCAGGTTTACTGCCTGTCCCGGGTAAACGGGGGAGAACTGCTTTATCCTCCTAATGTTTATTTAAGAGGATATTTCAGGCAATGAATTCATTGAAGATAAATTAATGAAATTTAATGAAATGAGATTTTAATTGATTTCGAATGTCGACTTTAAGCAGTGGCTTCCTTTTTATTATTCACTTCAACCAAAGGAATATCTTCCGCTGATTCCATAGATTCTATAATTTTCATTTCAAAGCCTTCGTCTAAATCAAAACTTTCGCCCATGAGGGAAAGAATTTTTTCAGTTGCTTTTTTACTTGTTTCAGCGGCAACAGCATCGTAACAAGAAATAATTTCAATTTGTGAACCTTCTGGCGCAACGCACATTAAAGTATATTTTTTTCTAATAACACCAGCATAAAAATTAGACATATTTTCTCCTTAAATAAAAAATTTATTATAAATAAACGAACTTAATTATCTTTTTTGTTTACTTCCTCCCGAAAAGAATCCTGTTTTTTTCGGTTTTTGTTGCTGTTCAGCATGTTCTTTTTTCTTAGAAAAGAATCCTGATTTTTTAGTTTGTGAATCTGGATTTGCTGCTGTTCCCGAGGATTTGGAAAAGAATCCTTTTTTAGCAGGTTGCTTATACTGACTCTCATATTTTTTTGTCATTTCCTCAGGTGTTTTGCCTGATACGCCTCCTGTAACAAGGCCTCCATTACCTGAAGAAGCTGGTGGTGGTAAATAGTATGCTGGTGCGGAATAGCGTGGTTGCATCGCATTTGAAACGGCGTTGCCCACAAGAGCCCCCATAAGAAAGGGTGCCCAAGAGCTTCCGCCACTTCCTCCAGATGATCCTGTATTATTATTGTTATTATTTGAGGATGAGG is a window encoding:
- a CDS encoding methyl-accepting chemotaxis protein, which gives rise to MPDDIINHYSGLKVKVLISTFLCNLILFVSALIFIYIFGSGFKSVFKYALSMGIILILLELVIYVYVKKIQKKSLLVGVLFQNYIEKSQNTIEEFVYPKKNIAKSFDKQFDLVNQTAAAISEISQMILKTTEQINDCNEITQSAEKRLLEAVSIMEKLEESIEIIKNATGDMDMMLQIINQITLKSIVITDIVAKTELLAMNASIEAARAGEYGKGFSVVSEEVEALARTSGKSAKQIKDLLNESALKVTQIIRTMNERIKEGEVVSKRAFAAFTSIKEGVAQLKEQIQVIYQGTEMQTGVIKNVEDTLKRVTELSGKNNNLITNGNEIIQHIIQINEKLTLQSEEIQKSLSGIEAIRNLQKNKGNEVRRSLQGMGF
- a CDS encoding YcaO-like family protein, producing the protein MVGDKGFAIFESFFSPQKCDNFIDAIKQYLSNNYDSVYSIFHIDLIVPEVEEFLNTPQLTNFIEDFMQCKSVLVSSGLYLRGSETIPHNDAVRISSEPQNKLIHVWISLDDILPTNGPLFYYPYSHNRKSLSLKDRMKVSNLIFKGENNSDYFINQNLDDPDNEKFLGQELELELKDFDFKKNVRETFLGKKGDIMISDGRLIHGGHKILDYSKNRPALIGFYLPKDEKNYYFSDYPKTLINRTADCPRKSLSPIVKLRNYSDENLNLITPERVIKSEVAVKNIFEFLNKNHFKVELSSVGQDIITYVCKIYHNKWPEAVGYGKGKTQPQSMASAMFESLEHLICRGDMIDESKRIAISVHSALKEWTCYPEEILFNNKDNHDPFHWDIFERYLNKHEKLLVPSFVIDSPGGAPSEIIKYNMGGAFSNSGTATGSTFEETALHSLNELIERDSFSLLLLETFCREKPKNLRIIDKETLPQNLQELLRISEMEVGYSMTLINMTSDLQVPSVTCFGPGVEEMEKPFLGFGCSPSAEYAIERAILENVQCWHGYHGLKIFNVEEKQMVLNTIIELPGLKKCLKQNYQNAIDQGFYEIIHFSELSNISKKIFNIHESSFSTSEVLSKIIEILEKNSMKVFVKTLFQDNNSGIICLKTIVRELEVFYLITSGLLPVPGKRGRTALSS